CGGCGTGGGCGCCGCCGTCGGCCGCGTCCCGCGCCCAGGGCCTGTCCGCCATCACCATCCCCGACGAGCGCTGGCTGCACTGCGAGATCAAGTCGGTGTCGTTGCTGGGCAACGTGCTGGCCAAGCAGCAGGCGGTCGACGCCCACGTCGACGAAGTGCTGCAGTTCCGCGACGGCTTCCTCACCGAGGGTTCGTCCACCAACATCTGGGTGGTCTCCGGTGGCAAGCTGCTGGCCCCGCCCAAGAACAACCTGATCCTGGAAGGCATCCGCTACGGCCTGATGGGCGAGCTGGCGGCCGAAGCCGGCATCCCGTTCGAGGCGCGCCGCATCACCCAGGACGAGGTCGCCCGGGCCGATGAACTGATGCTGTCCTCGGCCACCAAGGAAGTGCTGGCGATCGTGTCGCTGGACGGCCGGCCGGTGGGTTCGGGCAAGCCTGGCCCCGTTTTTGAGCAATTGCGCGCGGGTTATGATGCCCGCATCGCCGCGCTCTAGAACGGCCACGTGGGGCGGCCCTGGCGGCCGCCCGCGCCGCCGGCGGGCCTTGCCTGCACGATGCCTGCCCCCATATAGATAGTTTGACGCTCCAGGCCATCCATCATGCATATTCCGCCCGAAGACTCCCTCATCGAGTACCCCAGCGACTTTCCCATCAAGGTCATGGGCAAGCATCATCCGGAGTTCGCGCAGACGCTGACCGAAGTCGTGCTGCGCTTCGACCCGGGCTTCGATGCCGCCACGGTCGAGATGCG
The window above is part of the Achromobacter deleyi genome. Proteins encoded here:
- a CDS encoding D-amino acid aminotransferase, whose translation is MIPGVPGESQVFLNGEFVRIDEAKVSVLDRGFIFGDGIYEVVPVYRGNAFRMAEHLDRLDRSLAALRIAQPFDRAGWIDLIEQLLARSNLETCIVYLQVTRGVAKRDHQFPAEPVKPTVFGMISAWAPPSAASRAQGLSAITIPDERWLHCEIKSVSLLGNVLAKQQAVDAHVDEVLQFRDGFLTEGSSTNIWVVSGGKLLAPPKNNLILEGIRYGLMGELAAEAGIPFEARRITQDEVARADELMLSSATKEVLAIVSLDGRPVGSGKPGPVFEQLRAGYDARIAAL
- a CDS encoding YbeD family protein; its protein translation is MHIPPEDSLIEYPSDFPIKVMGKHHPEFAQTLTEVVLRFDPGFDAATVEMRPSKGGNYMGLTFTVRATSREQLDSLYQALHGHPMVSIVL